In Gadus macrocephalus chromosome 11, ASM3116895v1, a single genomic region encodes these proteins:
- the ccdc125 gene encoding coiled-coil domain-containing protein 125 isoform X1, with protein sequence MQGNVDAAGAGVLDDNMAEGDLGDGMDIRLAALDIQTNGPQQPVTPRGTELHRDSTVSDTGFSLTSYGMPNTSLKTRSGSLVDLSKEELRERLQEATETLEVLRCELEVTHRYLEGKYEALKILQGKTILEKATSHTKSLLQKSEERARALEKEVNGLQWEITSNQVQMKKCEQSWEQKFNRMNSENQALTSSMEERLKESRELKAENTGLSQQCMELLSMLSVREQKAYESTKPPCGHGRDGTLLELAVLGACRCPGVMESCPCAKTAAASRTQLLQLRQELDLLVRSREEALLMADAFRIAFEQQLRKRSDCLLLQAEAHTPKAHPRETQGKSHPRETQGANRTLVGVAQRLRAILPSGLEAKASLEHTDTLQKLLDLLNDKEEALAHQRKVSHMLAHNAKELQKQLPVEATWPLDSQTEPL encoded by the exons ATGCAGGGTAACGTAGACGCTGCAGGAGCAGGAGTCTTGGATGATAACATGGCAGAAGGAGATCTGGGGGACGGTATGGACATACGTCTGGCGGCCCTCGACATCCAGACCAACGGGCCCCAGCAGCCTGTGACACCCCGCGGAACGGAGCTCCACCGAGACAGCACAGTGAGCGACACGGGCTTCTCTCTGACATCGTACGGCATGCCGAATACGTCGTTGAAAACAAGATCAG GGTCCCTGGTGGACCTTTCAAAAGAAGAGCTAAGAGAGCGACTGCAGGAGGCAACTGAG ACACTGGAGGTTCTACGCTGTGAGCTGGAGGTGACACACCGCTACCTGGAGGGGAAATACGAGGCATTGAAGATCCTACAAGGaaag ACGATCCTGGAGAAAGCCACCAGCCACACCAAGAGCCTGCTGCAGAAGAGTGAGGAGCGGGCCAGGGCCCTGGAGAAG GAGGTGAATGGCTTACAGTGGGAGATAACGTCCAATCAAGTGCAGATGAAGAAATGTGAACAGTCATGGGAGCAGAAGTTCAACAG AATGAACAGTGAAAACCAGGCACTGACCAGTAGTATGGAGGAAAGGCTGAAGGAGAGCCGAGAGCTGAAGGCTGAAAACACAG GGTTGAGTCAACAGTGCATGGAGCTTCTCTCCATGCTGAGCGTTAGAGAGCAGAAGGCCTACGAAAGCACCAAGCCTCCGTGTGGCCATGGGAGAGATGGCACCCTCCTTGAG TTGGCGGTGCTAGGGGCCTGCCGCTGTCCCGGGGTCATGGAGTCCTGTCCTTGTGCCAAGACCGCTGCTGCTAGCAGGACACAACTCCTGCAGCTCAGACAGGAG ctggaCCTCCtggtgaggagcagggaggaggcccTCCTGATGGCGGATGCTTTCCGCATCGCTTTTGAACAGCAACTGAGGAAGCGGAGCGACTGCCTCCTGCTTCAGGCCGAGGCGCACACGCCCAAGGCCCACCCTAGGGAGACACAGGGCAAGTCCCACCCTAGGGAGACACAGG GTGCAAACAGAACTCTGGTTGGTGTGGCTCAAAGACTAAGAGCCATTCTTCCCTCGGGCCTGGAAGCCAAAGCATCACTTGAACACACCGATACCCTGCAAAAACTCCTGGACTTG CTGAATGACAAGGAGGAGGCTCTTGCTCACCAGAGGAAGGTGAGCCACATGTTGGCCCACAACGCGAAAGAGCTGCAGAAACAGTTACCTGTTGAAGCTACGTGGCCATTAGACTCGCAGACCGAACCATTGTAA
- the ccdc125 gene encoding coiled-coil domain-containing protein 125 isoform X2, which yields MQGNVDAAGAGVLDDNMAEGDLGDGMDIRLAALDIQTNGPQQPVTPRGTELHRDSTVSDTGFSLTSYGMPNTSLKTRSGSLVDLSKEELRERLQEATETLEVLRCELEVTHRYLEGKYEALKILQGKTILEKATSHTKSLLQKSEERARALEKEVNGLQWEITSNQVQMKKCEQSWEQKFNRMNSENQALTSSMEERLKESRELKAENTGLSQQCMELLSMLSVREQKAYESTKPPCGHGRDGTLLELAVLGACRCPGVMESCPCAKTAAASRTQLLQLRQELDLLVRSREEALLMADAFRIAFEQQLRKRSDCLLLQAEAHTPKAHPRETQGANRTLVGVAQRLRAILPSGLEAKASLEHTDTLQKLLDLLNDKEEALAHQRKVSHMLAHNAKELQKQLPVEATWPLDSQTEPL from the exons ATGCAGGGTAACGTAGACGCTGCAGGAGCAGGAGTCTTGGATGATAACATGGCAGAAGGAGATCTGGGGGACGGTATGGACATACGTCTGGCGGCCCTCGACATCCAGACCAACGGGCCCCAGCAGCCTGTGACACCCCGCGGAACGGAGCTCCACCGAGACAGCACAGTGAGCGACACGGGCTTCTCTCTGACATCGTACGGCATGCCGAATACGTCGTTGAAAACAAGATCAG GGTCCCTGGTGGACCTTTCAAAAGAAGAGCTAAGAGAGCGACTGCAGGAGGCAACTGAG ACACTGGAGGTTCTACGCTGTGAGCTGGAGGTGACACACCGCTACCTGGAGGGGAAATACGAGGCATTGAAGATCCTACAAGGaaag ACGATCCTGGAGAAAGCCACCAGCCACACCAAGAGCCTGCTGCAGAAGAGTGAGGAGCGGGCCAGGGCCCTGGAGAAG GAGGTGAATGGCTTACAGTGGGAGATAACGTCCAATCAAGTGCAGATGAAGAAATGTGAACAGTCATGGGAGCAGAAGTTCAACAG AATGAACAGTGAAAACCAGGCACTGACCAGTAGTATGGAGGAAAGGCTGAAGGAGAGCCGAGAGCTGAAGGCTGAAAACACAG GGTTGAGTCAACAGTGCATGGAGCTTCTCTCCATGCTGAGCGTTAGAGAGCAGAAGGCCTACGAAAGCACCAAGCCTCCGTGTGGCCATGGGAGAGATGGCACCCTCCTTGAG TTGGCGGTGCTAGGGGCCTGCCGCTGTCCCGGGGTCATGGAGTCCTGTCCTTGTGCCAAGACCGCTGCTGCTAGCAGGACACAACTCCTGCAGCTCAGACAGGAG ctggaCCTCCtggtgaggagcagggaggaggcccTCCTGATGGCGGATGCTTTCCGCATCGCTTTTGAACAGCAACTGAGGAAGCGGAGCGACTGCCTCCTGCTTCAGGCCGAGGCGCACACGCCCAAGGCCCACCCTAGGGAGACACAGG GTGCAAACAGAACTCTGGTTGGTGTGGCTCAAAGACTAAGAGCCATTCTTCCCTCGGGCCTGGAAGCCAAAGCATCACTTGAACACACCGATACCCTGCAAAAACTCCTGGACTTG CTGAATGACAAGGAGGAGGCTCTTGCTCACCAGAGGAAGGTGAGCCACATGTTGGCCCACAACGCGAAAGAGCTGCAGAAACAGTTACCTGTTGAAGCTACGTGGCCATTAGACTCGCAGACCGAACCATTGTAA
- the rad17 gene encoding cell cycle checkpoint protein RAD17 isoform X2, giving the protein MRMSKRSLSRKANCWVEPSFSNLLAGKSPESKGKVGKGPRKKKGETNNSAPRSSSLSVVQEPHQSDHNVPWVDAHAPHSQVELAVHKKKIEEVENWIRTHTDPTTSKGGIIALLTGPSGCGKSATVQVLAEELGFRLQEWTNPSNVSEYRADPEAYRQTFEPASRFNGFLSTSQTGLFQEFLLRANKYNCLQMVGEQGPKDRKLILVEDFPNNFFRQPGSLHDILRRFVKTRRCPLVFIVSENLSGDSHSRLLFPKEIQEELSICNISFNPVAPTTMSKILLRIATLEAAKTGGRLCVPDKDTLDILCSGSSGDVRSAINSLQFSSLAERGLSLPKKEKCLAVLPGKAACKRTRGKKRSKEKAPGEAEQCIGGKDVSLFLFRALGKILHFKRETVEGPQEAEQHKLPPHLSEHQRHSLLIHPELVVERSHMSAEFFNLYLHQNYLDFFSTVEDVARASEYLSDADFFTGEWASRAVMAEYGSSVATRGLLHCNSAQAPVGFRPLHKPNWLIINKKHRENCQAAQSLFINFCLTPTILQVELLPYLAKLSNPMRNPAQIAFIQDVGQLANRRFPGRLNLEALTDKDPGTLDLDDEVEGDQAGALSPPREAGAELPASQPQPTTFEALMKEEDLLIEEYDSE; this is encoded by the exons ATGAGAATGTCCAAGCGTTCTCTCAGCAGAAAG GCTAACTGTTGGGTGGAACCTTCATTTAGTAACCTTTTAGCGGGCAAGTCTCCTGAAAGCAAGGGGAAAGTCGGCAAGGGTCCTAGGAAGAAAAAGGGTGAGACCAACAACTCAGCACCTCGATCTTCATCCCTGTCCGTTGTCCAAGAGCCACATCAGAGCGACCACAATGTGCCCTGGGTGGACGCACATGCTCCACACTCACAG GTTGAGCTCGCTGTGCATAAGAAGAAGATCGAGGAGGTAGAGAACTGGATCAGGACTCACACGGACCCCACAACATCCAAG GGGGGTATTATTGCTCTGCTGACCGGTCCTTCAGGTTGTGGGAAGAGCGCTACAGTCCAAGTTCTGGCAGAAGAGCTAGGCTTCAGACTCCAGGAATGGACCAACCCTTCCAACGTCTCAGAATACAGAGCGGACCCTGAAGCGTATCGACAAACATTTGAGCCCG CATCAAGGTTCAATGGCTTCTTGAGCACCTCACAGACGGGCCTGTTCCAGGAATTCCTCCTCCGAGCCAACAAGTACAACTGCCTGCAGATGGTGGGAGAACAGGGGCCCAAGGACAGGAAGCTCATCCTTGTGGAG gatttcccaaataatttcttCAGGCAGCCAGGGAGCCTGCACGATATCTTGAG GAGATTTGTGAAGACAAGAAGGTGTCCGTTGGTATTTATCGTGTCAGAGAACCTGAGTGGGGACAGCCACTCTCGACTTCTGTTTCCTAAGGAAATCCAGGAAGAGCTGTCCATATGCAACATTag CTTTAACCCTGTGGCGCCGACTACTATGAGCAAGATTCTACTGCGCATCGCAACTTTGGAGGCAGCCAAG ACTGGAGGGAGGCTCTGTGTACCCGACAAGGACACGCTGGACATTCTGTGCTCAGGAAGCTCCGGAGACGTACGCAGTGCCATCAACAGCCTGCAGTTCTCCTCCCTTGCAG AAAGGGGACTGTCGCTCCCGAAAAAGGAAAAATGTCTTGCTGTGTTGCCGGGCAAAGCTGCGTGCAAAAGGACACGAGGGAAGAAGCGGTCTAAGGAGAAGGCTCCGGGCGAGGCCGAGCAGTGTATCGGAGGGAAAGACGTCTCGCTCTTTCTGTTCCGAGCCCTTGGAAAGATTCTCCACTTCAAGA GAGAGACCGTCGAAGGCCCCCAAGAAGCAGAGCAACACAAACTGCCCCCTCATCTCTCTGAGCACCAAAGGCACTCACTGTTAATCCACCCTGAG CTGGTGGTGGAGCGCTCGCACATGTCTGCAGAGTTCTTCAACCTGTACCTGCACCAGAACTACCTGGACTTCTTCTCCACGGTGGAGGACGTGGCGAGGGCCAGCGAGTATCTGTCAGACGCAGATTTCTTCACCGGTGAATGGGCC TCGCGCGCCGTCATGGCGGAGTACGGCTCCTcagttgccactagggggctCCTTCACTGCAACTCTGCCCAGGCTCCGGTCGGCTTCAGACCGCTGCACAAACCCAACTGGCTAATCATCAACAAAAAG CACAGGGAAAACTGCCAGGCCGCCCAATCTCTCTTCATCAACTTCTGCCTGACGCCCACCATCCTCCAAGTGGAGCTTCTGCCCTACCTCGCCAAGCTCAGCAACCCCATGAGAAACCCAG CACAGATAGCCTTCATACAGGATGTGGGTCAGCTTGCAAATAGGAGGTTTCCTGgcag GCTAAACCTTGAAGCCCTGACAGACAAGGACCCCGGGACACTGGATCTAGATGACGAGGTGGAAGGAGACCAGGCTGGAGCCCTGTCACCTCCACGGGAGGCCGGGGCAGAGCTTCCTGCCAGCCAGCCACAGCCCACAACGTTTGAGGCCctcatgaaggaggaggactTGCTCATTGAGGAATATGACAGTGAATAA
- the rad17 gene encoding cell cycle checkpoint protein RAD17 isoform X1 produces the protein MRMSKRSLSRKANCWVEPSFSNLLAGKSPESKGKVGKGPRKKKGETNNSAPRSSSLSVVQEPHQSDHNVPWVDAHAPHSQVELAVHKKKIEEVENWIRTHTDPTTSKGGIIALLTGPSGCGKSATVQVLAEELGFRLQEWTNPSNVSEYRADPEAYRQTFEPASRFNGFLSTSQTGLFQEFLLRANKYNCLQMVGEQGPKDRKLILVEDFPNNFFRQPGSLHDILRRFVKTRRCPLVFIVSENLSGDSHSRLLFPKEIQEELSICNISFNPVAPTTMSKILLRIATLEAAKTGGRLCVPDKDTLDILCSGSSGDVRSAINSLQFSSLAGKVANTFNGAFLERGLSLPKKEKCLAVLPGKAACKRTRGKKRSKEKAPGEAEQCIGGKDVSLFLFRALGKILHFKRETVEGPQEAEQHKLPPHLSEHQRHSLLIHPELVVERSHMSAEFFNLYLHQNYLDFFSTVEDVARASEYLSDADFFTGEWASRAVMAEYGSSVATRGLLHCNSAQAPVGFRPLHKPNWLIINKKHRENCQAAQSLFINFCLTPTILQVELLPYLAKLSNPMRNPAQIAFIQDVGQLANRRFPGRLNLEALTDKDPGTLDLDDEVEGDQAGALSPPREAGAELPASQPQPTTFEALMKEEDLLIEEYDSE, from the exons ATGAGAATGTCCAAGCGTTCTCTCAGCAGAAAG GCTAACTGTTGGGTGGAACCTTCATTTAGTAACCTTTTAGCGGGCAAGTCTCCTGAAAGCAAGGGGAAAGTCGGCAAGGGTCCTAGGAAGAAAAAGGGTGAGACCAACAACTCAGCACCTCGATCTTCATCCCTGTCCGTTGTCCAAGAGCCACATCAGAGCGACCACAATGTGCCCTGGGTGGACGCACATGCTCCACACTCACAG GTTGAGCTCGCTGTGCATAAGAAGAAGATCGAGGAGGTAGAGAACTGGATCAGGACTCACACGGACCCCACAACATCCAAG GGGGGTATTATTGCTCTGCTGACCGGTCCTTCAGGTTGTGGGAAGAGCGCTACAGTCCAAGTTCTGGCAGAAGAGCTAGGCTTCAGACTCCAGGAATGGACCAACCCTTCCAACGTCTCAGAATACAGAGCGGACCCTGAAGCGTATCGACAAACATTTGAGCCCG CATCAAGGTTCAATGGCTTCTTGAGCACCTCACAGACGGGCCTGTTCCAGGAATTCCTCCTCCGAGCCAACAAGTACAACTGCCTGCAGATGGTGGGAGAACAGGGGCCCAAGGACAGGAAGCTCATCCTTGTGGAG gatttcccaaataatttcttCAGGCAGCCAGGGAGCCTGCACGATATCTTGAG GAGATTTGTGAAGACAAGAAGGTGTCCGTTGGTATTTATCGTGTCAGAGAACCTGAGTGGGGACAGCCACTCTCGACTTCTGTTTCCTAAGGAAATCCAGGAAGAGCTGTCCATATGCAACATTag CTTTAACCCTGTGGCGCCGACTACTATGAGCAAGATTCTACTGCGCATCGCAACTTTGGAGGCAGCCAAG ACTGGAGGGAGGCTCTGTGTACCCGACAAGGACACGCTGGACATTCTGTGCTCAGGAAGCTCCGGAGACGTACGCAGTGCCATCAACAGCCTGCAGTTCTCCTCCCTTGCAGGTAAAGTGGCAAATACCTTCAATGGCGCCTTTCTGG AAAGGGGACTGTCGCTCCCGAAAAAGGAAAAATGTCTTGCTGTGTTGCCGGGCAAAGCTGCGTGCAAAAGGACACGAGGGAAGAAGCGGTCTAAGGAGAAGGCTCCGGGCGAGGCCGAGCAGTGTATCGGAGGGAAAGACGTCTCGCTCTTTCTGTTCCGAGCCCTTGGAAAGATTCTCCACTTCAAGA GAGAGACCGTCGAAGGCCCCCAAGAAGCAGAGCAACACAAACTGCCCCCTCATCTCTCTGAGCACCAAAGGCACTCACTGTTAATCCACCCTGAG CTGGTGGTGGAGCGCTCGCACATGTCTGCAGAGTTCTTCAACCTGTACCTGCACCAGAACTACCTGGACTTCTTCTCCACGGTGGAGGACGTGGCGAGGGCCAGCGAGTATCTGTCAGACGCAGATTTCTTCACCGGTGAATGGGCC TCGCGCGCCGTCATGGCGGAGTACGGCTCCTcagttgccactagggggctCCTTCACTGCAACTCTGCCCAGGCTCCGGTCGGCTTCAGACCGCTGCACAAACCCAACTGGCTAATCATCAACAAAAAG CACAGGGAAAACTGCCAGGCCGCCCAATCTCTCTTCATCAACTTCTGCCTGACGCCCACCATCCTCCAAGTGGAGCTTCTGCCCTACCTCGCCAAGCTCAGCAACCCCATGAGAAACCCAG CACAGATAGCCTTCATACAGGATGTGGGTCAGCTTGCAAATAGGAGGTTTCCTGgcag GCTAAACCTTGAAGCCCTGACAGACAAGGACCCCGGGACACTGGATCTAGATGACGAGGTGGAAGGAGACCAGGCTGGAGCCCTGTCACCTCCACGGGAGGCCGGGGCAGAGCTTCCTGCCAGCCAGCCACAGCCCACAACGTTTGAGGCCctcatgaaggaggaggactTGCTCATTGAGGAATATGACAGTGAATAA
- the rad17 gene encoding cell cycle checkpoint protein RAD17 isoform X3: MRMSKRSLSRKANCWVEPSFSNLLAGKSPESKGKVGKGPRKKKGETNNSAPRSSSLSVVQEPHQSDHNVPWVDAHAPHSQVELAVHKKKIEEVENWIRTHTDPTTSKGGIIALLTGPSGCGKSATVQVLAEELGFRLQEWTNPSNVSEYRADPEAYRQTFEPASRFNGFLSTSQTGLFQEFLLRANKYNCLQMVGEQGPKDRKLILVEDFPNNFFRQPGSLHDILRRFVKTRRCPLVFIVSENLSGDSHSRLLFPKEIQEELSICNISFNPVAPTTMSKILLRIATLEAAKTGGRLCVPDKDTLDILCSGSSGDVRSAINSLQFSSLAGKVANTFNGAFLERGLSLPKKEKCLAVLPGKAACKRTRGKKRSKEKAPGEAEQCIGGKDVSLFLFRALGKILHFKRETVEGPQEAEQHKLPPHLSEHQRHSLLIHPELVVERSHMSAEFFNLYLHQNYLDFFSTVEDVARASEYLSDADFFTGEWASRAVMAEYGSSVATRGLLHCNSAQAPVGFRPLHKPNWLIINKKHRENCQAAQSLFINFCLTPTILQVELLPYLAKLSNPMRNPDSLHTGCGSACK; this comes from the exons ATGAGAATGTCCAAGCGTTCTCTCAGCAGAAAG GCTAACTGTTGGGTGGAACCTTCATTTAGTAACCTTTTAGCGGGCAAGTCTCCTGAAAGCAAGGGGAAAGTCGGCAAGGGTCCTAGGAAGAAAAAGGGTGAGACCAACAACTCAGCACCTCGATCTTCATCCCTGTCCGTTGTCCAAGAGCCACATCAGAGCGACCACAATGTGCCCTGGGTGGACGCACATGCTCCACACTCACAG GTTGAGCTCGCTGTGCATAAGAAGAAGATCGAGGAGGTAGAGAACTGGATCAGGACTCACACGGACCCCACAACATCCAAG GGGGGTATTATTGCTCTGCTGACCGGTCCTTCAGGTTGTGGGAAGAGCGCTACAGTCCAAGTTCTGGCAGAAGAGCTAGGCTTCAGACTCCAGGAATGGACCAACCCTTCCAACGTCTCAGAATACAGAGCGGACCCTGAAGCGTATCGACAAACATTTGAGCCCG CATCAAGGTTCAATGGCTTCTTGAGCACCTCACAGACGGGCCTGTTCCAGGAATTCCTCCTCCGAGCCAACAAGTACAACTGCCTGCAGATGGTGGGAGAACAGGGGCCCAAGGACAGGAAGCTCATCCTTGTGGAG gatttcccaaataatttcttCAGGCAGCCAGGGAGCCTGCACGATATCTTGAG GAGATTTGTGAAGACAAGAAGGTGTCCGTTGGTATTTATCGTGTCAGAGAACCTGAGTGGGGACAGCCACTCTCGACTTCTGTTTCCTAAGGAAATCCAGGAAGAGCTGTCCATATGCAACATTag CTTTAACCCTGTGGCGCCGACTACTATGAGCAAGATTCTACTGCGCATCGCAACTTTGGAGGCAGCCAAG ACTGGAGGGAGGCTCTGTGTACCCGACAAGGACACGCTGGACATTCTGTGCTCAGGAAGCTCCGGAGACGTACGCAGTGCCATCAACAGCCTGCAGTTCTCCTCCCTTGCAGGTAAAGTGGCAAATACCTTCAATGGCGCCTTTCTGG AAAGGGGACTGTCGCTCCCGAAAAAGGAAAAATGTCTTGCTGTGTTGCCGGGCAAAGCTGCGTGCAAAAGGACACGAGGGAAGAAGCGGTCTAAGGAGAAGGCTCCGGGCGAGGCCGAGCAGTGTATCGGAGGGAAAGACGTCTCGCTCTTTCTGTTCCGAGCCCTTGGAAAGATTCTCCACTTCAAGA GAGAGACCGTCGAAGGCCCCCAAGAAGCAGAGCAACACAAACTGCCCCCTCATCTCTCTGAGCACCAAAGGCACTCACTGTTAATCCACCCTGAG CTGGTGGTGGAGCGCTCGCACATGTCTGCAGAGTTCTTCAACCTGTACCTGCACCAGAACTACCTGGACTTCTTCTCCACGGTGGAGGACGTGGCGAGGGCCAGCGAGTATCTGTCAGACGCAGATTTCTTCACCGGTGAATGGGCC TCGCGCGCCGTCATGGCGGAGTACGGCTCCTcagttgccactagggggctCCTTCACTGCAACTCTGCCCAGGCTCCGGTCGGCTTCAGACCGCTGCACAAACCCAACTGGCTAATCATCAACAAAAAG CACAGGGAAAACTGCCAGGCCGCCCAATCTCTCTTCATCAACTTCTGCCTGACGCCCACCATCCTCCAAGTGGAGCTTCTGCCCTACCTCGCCAAGCTCAGCAACCCCATGAGAAACCCAG ATAGCCTTCATACAGGATGTGGGTCAGCTTGCAAATAG
- the ak6 gene encoding adenylate kinase isoenzyme 6 isoform X1 gives MKIMKRPNILLTVRVSVVTGTPGVGKTTLGKELAQRTGLTYINIGDLAQEEVSVVVSGHRLDVPSPPRPGQLFDGFDDDYQCPVLDEDRVVDELEEKMVDGGVIVDYHGCDFFPERWFHIVFVLRTDNTNLYSRLESRGYTGKKLQDNVQCEIFQTIYEEAMEAYKEDLVHQLPSNKPEDLESNMDRIVEWMDQWIKNNN, from the exons ATGAAGATAATGAAACGGCCCAACATTCTGCTCACAG TCCGTGTGTCTGTTGTTACAGGTACGCCGGGAGTTGGAAAGACAACCCTAGGTAAAGAGCTTGCTCAACGGACAGGCCTCACTTATATCAACATAGGTGACCTAGCACAAGAAG AGGTATCAGTGGTTGTCTCTGGTCATCGTCTTGatgttccttcccccccccgcccaggtcAGCTCTTTGATGGTTTTGATGACGACTACCAGTGTCCTGTTTTGGATGAGGATAGG GTTGTCGATGAGCTTGAGGAGAAGATGGTGGACGGGGGTGTCATAGTGGACTATCATGGTTGTGACTTTTTTCCAGAGCGCTGGTTTCATATTGTGTTTGTCCTTCGCACGGATAACACAAATCTCTACAGCCGTCTAGAAAGCAG GGGCTACACAGGGAAGAAACTGCAGGACAACGTCCAATGTGAGATCTTTCAGACCATTTATGAGGAGGCCATGGAGGCCTACAAGGAGGACCTGGTTCACCAGTTACCGAGCAATAAGCCAGAGGACCTTGAGAGCAACATGGATCGTATTGTCGAGTGGATGGACCAgtggataaaaaacaacaactag
- the ak6 gene encoding adenylate kinase isoenzyme 6 isoform X2 — MKIMKRPNILLTGTPGVGKTTLGKELAQRTGLTYINIGDLAQEEVSVVVSGHRLDVPSPPRPGQLFDGFDDDYQCPVLDEDRVVDELEEKMVDGGVIVDYHGCDFFPERWFHIVFVLRTDNTNLYSRLESRGYTGKKLQDNVQCEIFQTIYEEAMEAYKEDLVHQLPSNKPEDLESNMDRIVEWMDQWIKNNN, encoded by the exons ATGAAGATAATGAAACGGCCCAACATTCTGCTCACAG GTACGCCGGGAGTTGGAAAGACAACCCTAGGTAAAGAGCTTGCTCAACGGACAGGCCTCACTTATATCAACATAGGTGACCTAGCACAAGAAG AGGTATCAGTGGTTGTCTCTGGTCATCGTCTTGatgttccttcccccccccgcccaggtcAGCTCTTTGATGGTTTTGATGACGACTACCAGTGTCCTGTTTTGGATGAGGATAGG GTTGTCGATGAGCTTGAGGAGAAGATGGTGGACGGGGGTGTCATAGTGGACTATCATGGTTGTGACTTTTTTCCAGAGCGCTGGTTTCATATTGTGTTTGTCCTTCGCACGGATAACACAAATCTCTACAGCCGTCTAGAAAGCAG GGGCTACACAGGGAAGAAACTGCAGGACAACGTCCAATGTGAGATCTTTCAGACCATTTATGAGGAGGCCATGGAGGCCTACAAGGAGGACCTGGTTCACCAGTTACCGAGCAATAAGCCAGAGGACCTTGAGAGCAACATGGATCGTATTGTCGAGTGGATGGACCAgtggataaaaaacaacaactag
- the ak6 gene encoding adenylate kinase isoenzyme 6 isoform X4, with amino-acid sequence MKIMKRPNILLTGTPGVGKTTLGKELAQRTGLTYINIGDLAQEGQLFDGFDDDYQCPVLDEDRVVDELEEKMVDGGVIVDYHGCDFFPERWFHIVFVLRTDNTNLYSRLESRGYTGKKLQDNVQCEIFQTIYEEAMEAYKEDLVHQLPSNKPEDLESNMDRIVEWMDQWIKNNN; translated from the exons ATGAAGATAATGAAACGGCCCAACATTCTGCTCACAG GTACGCCGGGAGTTGGAAAGACAACCCTAGGTAAAGAGCTTGCTCAACGGACAGGCCTCACTTATATCAACATAGGTGACCTAGCACAAGAAG gtcAGCTCTTTGATGGTTTTGATGACGACTACCAGTGTCCTGTTTTGGATGAGGATAGG GTTGTCGATGAGCTTGAGGAGAAGATGGTGGACGGGGGTGTCATAGTGGACTATCATGGTTGTGACTTTTTTCCAGAGCGCTGGTTTCATATTGTGTTTGTCCTTCGCACGGATAACACAAATCTCTACAGCCGTCTAGAAAGCAG GGGCTACACAGGGAAGAAACTGCAGGACAACGTCCAATGTGAGATCTTTCAGACCATTTATGAGGAGGCCATGGAGGCCTACAAGGAGGACCTGGTTCACCAGTTACCGAGCAATAAGCCAGAGGACCTTGAGAGCAACATGGATCGTATTGTCGAGTGGATGGACCAgtggataaaaaacaacaactag
- the ak6 gene encoding adenylate kinase isoenzyme 6 isoform X3 produces the protein MKIMKRPNILLTVRVSVVTGTPGVGKTTLGKELAQRTGLTYINIGDLAQEGQLFDGFDDDYQCPVLDEDRVVDELEEKMVDGGVIVDYHGCDFFPERWFHIVFVLRTDNTNLYSRLESRGYTGKKLQDNVQCEIFQTIYEEAMEAYKEDLVHQLPSNKPEDLESNMDRIVEWMDQWIKNNN, from the exons ATGAAGATAATGAAACGGCCCAACATTCTGCTCACAG TCCGTGTGTCTGTTGTTACAGGTACGCCGGGAGTTGGAAAGACAACCCTAGGTAAAGAGCTTGCTCAACGGACAGGCCTCACTTATATCAACATAGGTGACCTAGCACAAGAAG gtcAGCTCTTTGATGGTTTTGATGACGACTACCAGTGTCCTGTTTTGGATGAGGATAGG GTTGTCGATGAGCTTGAGGAGAAGATGGTGGACGGGGGTGTCATAGTGGACTATCATGGTTGTGACTTTTTTCCAGAGCGCTGGTTTCATATTGTGTTTGTCCTTCGCACGGATAACACAAATCTCTACAGCCGTCTAGAAAGCAG GGGCTACACAGGGAAGAAACTGCAGGACAACGTCCAATGTGAGATCTTTCAGACCATTTATGAGGAGGCCATGGAGGCCTACAAGGAGGACCTGGTTCACCAGTTACCGAGCAATAAGCCAGAGGACCTTGAGAGCAACATGGATCGTATTGTCGAGTGGATGGACCAgtggataaaaaacaacaactag